From the Lysobacterales bacterium genome, one window contains:
- a CDS encoding NAD-glutamate dehydrogenase produces the protein MRVCDEFLHALTCILSRRFQTIVSLVLAGYPPVSFAPRFRSLVAAVMPNKNALVEAVLAQLKPGFSAARLGIAQTFVGLFFRRVPDEDMAGRELTDWAGLARDALDFLQVRTGDSALVRVYNPNHAEHGWESSHTVVQVLTDDMPFLVDSVTLAISNCDNFVHAVVHPVVQVDRDAGGHVLGMHEESATGGRGKAESFMHFEIDRRADPEEMSRLAEAVQRALHDVRACVRDWAGMRAKMHEIAEDLAARPLPVDASARVELQEFLRWAANDHFTFLGYREYTTAKQGSEDVLLAVDGSGLGILRGQEARPRPLKSLAARDVPDSEGGKVVIITKTNARSNVHRPGYMDYIGILRFDANGKPVAEERFLGLFTSSAYTARPWDIPLVRKKYESVMRDSGLKPAGHSGKALRHILETMPRDEMLQAATGEIHDTAMSVLALQERARTRLFLRRDIYGRFYSCLVFLPRDRFTQAVRERIEILLRETLEGERVDSTVHVGDEPLARLHLTIRPKAGARVDVDVSALEMRIAQIVRNWYDELRDLLVAKHGEERGLKLATRYGKALPMGYVESSSTELAAADVETCAALKSADDLRLALYRAPGDSVRLRLKLFRFGAPIALSEALPMMENMGLRVLSEHPFEMTLGAGSRIFIQDFEVQPQAGIEVDPEQVRDSFQAAFERTWRGDVESDGFNRLILSARLNWRQVAMLRGYCKYLLQIGVPFSQAYMEEALNRYPQIARQLAELFEAKFDPARSDHAAKLDIASKALKPMLDGVSSLDDDRILRSFITVIHATLRTNYYQLKHDKPRDYLCFKFDPAKIPDLPKPRPYREIFVYSARVEGVHLRFGPVARGGLRWSDRREDFRTEVLGLVKAQMVKNTVIVPVGAKGGFFVKKPPIAGDRDAQLAEGIACYRIFINALLDITDNFVGDALVHPQQVVRHDADDPYLVVAADKGTATFSDIANSISLEHDFWLGDAFASGGSVGYDHKGMGITAKGGWESVKRHFRSLGRDSQAQEFSCVGVGDMSGDVFGNGMLLSEHIRLLAAFDHRHIFLDPNPDAAVSFKERSRLFHVPRSSWDDYDKTLISAGGGVFPRSAKTIAITPQVCVALGIAEGTESMTPNELMTAILKAPVDLLWNGGIGTYVKSSAETHADCGDRANNAIRINGRDLRAKIIGEGGNLGMTQRGRIEAALNRVLLNTDFIDNSAGVDTSDHEVNIKILLNDIVARGALTMAARNELLAEMTDEVGTLVLRDNYLQNQAISVMERMSVSRLGSKQHFIRTLESKGLLDRQLEFLPSDAEFSERKARGLGLTRPELSVLLSYSKIVLFNQLLESDVPEDPFLSAELVRYFPKPLQGRYASEMQGHRLKREIIATAVTNSIVNRMGATFVMRMQEDTGESPAQIAKAYAIARELLDARSIWAAIEALDGKVHGDAQIDAMLQVWHLIRNLTRWLLNLPGGRLDIAGAVTRYGASFKELRDGLAGVFAETDRQIARQSRERWVKAGFDEALADRLSGLPALASGLDVVEVALERKLPLKQVAKVYFNLGEALHLKWLMTKIDELPVEGRWHAHARGVSRDELFAQQRALAAQVLERGDGKADGAALVDAWIKRDDAPLKFTLAMFADMRSQVNMDYPTVSVAVRRLAQLVQAGSRG, from the coding sequence ATGCGGGTTTGCGACGAATTTTTGCATGCCTTGACGTGCATCCTCAGCAGGCGCTTTCAAACGATTGTTTCTCTGGTTCTTGCGGGATACCCCCCGGTATCCTTCGCGCCCCGTTTCAGGTCCTTGGTTGCCGCCGTCATGCCGAACAAGAATGCACTCGTCGAGGCGGTCCTCGCCCAGTTGAAACCCGGATTCAGCGCCGCCCGGCTGGGCATTGCCCAGACCTTTGTCGGGCTGTTCTTCCGGCGAGTGCCGGACGAGGACATGGCCGGCCGCGAGCTGACCGACTGGGCCGGCCTGGCGCGCGATGCGCTCGACTTCCTGCAGGTTCGCACCGGGGACAGCGCTCTGGTCCGCGTTTACAACCCGAATCACGCCGAGCATGGCTGGGAATCGTCCCACACCGTCGTGCAGGTGCTGACCGACGACATGCCCTTTCTCGTCGATTCGGTGACCCTGGCCATTTCCAATTGCGACAACTTCGTCCATGCGGTGGTGCATCCGGTCGTGCAGGTGGACCGCGACGCAGGCGGCCACGTGCTGGGCATGCACGAGGAGTCGGCGACGGGTGGTCGCGGCAAGGCCGAGTCGTTCATGCATTTCGAGATCGATCGCCGCGCTGATCCCGAAGAAATGTCGCGTTTGGCCGAAGCCGTGCAGCGCGCGCTCCATGACGTTCGCGCCTGCGTCCGTGACTGGGCGGGCATGCGCGCGAAGATGCACGAGATCGCCGAAGACCTGGCGGCGCGTCCGCTGCCGGTCGATGCCAGTGCGCGCGTCGAGTTGCAGGAATTCCTGCGCTGGGCCGCCAACGACCACTTCACCTTCCTCGGTTATCGCGAATACACGACGGCGAAGCAGGGTAGCGAAGACGTGCTGCTGGCGGTCGACGGCTCCGGGCTTGGCATCCTGCGCGGCCAGGAAGCGCGGCCGCGACCGCTGAAGTCGCTGGCGGCGCGCGATGTGCCGGACAGCGAAGGCGGCAAGGTCGTCATCATCACCAAGACCAATGCCCGCTCGAACGTGCACCGTCCGGGCTACATGGACTACATCGGCATCCTGCGTTTCGACGCGAATGGCAAGCCGGTCGCCGAAGAACGCTTTCTCGGGTTGTTCACGTCCTCGGCCTACACCGCGCGGCCCTGGGACATACCGCTGGTGCGCAAGAAGTACGAGTCGGTGATGCGCGACTCCGGCTTGAAGCCGGCCGGTCACAGTGGCAAGGCGCTGCGCCACATCCTCGAAACCATGCCGCGTGACGAAATGCTGCAGGCGGCGACCGGCGAGATCCACGACACCGCGATGTCGGTGCTGGCGCTGCAGGAACGTGCCCGCACGCGCCTGTTCCTGCGCCGCGACATCTATGGCCGCTTTTACTCCTGCCTGGTGTTCCTGCCGCGCGACCGATTCACGCAGGCGGTGCGCGAGCGCATCGAGATCCTGCTGCGCGAGACCCTGGAGGGCGAGCGGGTCGATTCCACCGTGCATGTCGGCGACGAACCGCTGGCGCGTCTGCATCTGACGATTCGCCCCAAGGCCGGTGCGCGCGTCGATGTCGATGTGTCGGCACTGGAAATGCGCATCGCCCAGATCGTGCGCAATTGGTACGACGAACTGCGCGATCTGCTGGTCGCCAAGCACGGCGAGGAACGTGGCCTCAAGCTTGCGACGCGCTACGGCAAGGCCCTGCCGATGGGTTATGTCGAATCGAGTTCGACGGAACTCGCCGCCGCCGACGTCGAAACCTGTGCGGCCCTGAAGAGCGCTGACGACTTGCGTCTGGCGCTGTACCGCGCGCCGGGGGACAGCGTGCGCCTGCGCCTCAAGCTGTTCCGATTCGGTGCGCCGATTGCATTGTCGGAAGCGTTGCCGATGATGGAGAACATGGGTCTGCGCGTGTTGTCCGAGCATCCGTTCGAGATGACGCTCGGCGCGGGTTCGCGCATCTTCATCCAGGACTTCGAAGTGCAGCCGCAGGCAGGCATCGAGGTCGATCCGGAACAGGTACGCGACAGCTTCCAGGCTGCGTTCGAACGCACCTGGCGTGGCGATGTCGAGAGCGACGGCTTCAATCGCCTGATTCTCTCCGCGCGGCTGAACTGGCGCCAGGTCGCGATGCTGCGTGGCTACTGCAAGTACCTGCTGCAGATCGGCGTGCCGTTCTCGCAGGCCTACATGGAAGAGGCGCTGAATCGCTACCCGCAGATCGCGCGCCAGCTTGCGGAATTGTTCGAAGCCAAATTCGATCCGGCGCGCAGCGACCATGCCGCCAAGCTCGATATCGCATCGAAGGCCTTGAAGCCCATGCTTGACGGCGTCTCGAGTCTCGACGACGACCGCATCCTGCGCAGTTTCATCACGGTGATCCACGCGACGCTGCGTACCAACTACTACCAGCTCAAGCACGACAAGCCGCGCGATTATCTCTGCTTCAAGTTTGATCCGGCCAAGATCCCGGACCTGCCGAAGCCGCGGCCCTATCGCGAGATCTTCGTCTACTCGGCGCGGGTTGAAGGCGTGCACCTGCGCTTCGGGCCCGTCGCGCGCGGCGGATTGCGCTGGTCCGATCGTCGCGAGGATTTCCGGACCGAAGTGCTCGGCCTCGTCAAGGCGCAGATGGTCAAGAACACCGTCATCGTGCCGGTCGGTGCGAAAGGCGGATTCTTCGTGAAGAAGCCGCCGATCGCTGGCGACCGTGATGCACAGTTGGCGGAAGGGATCGCCTGCTATCGCATCTTCATCAATGCGCTGCTCGACATCACCGACAACTTCGTCGGCGATGCGCTCGTGCATCCGCAGCAGGTCGTCCGCCATGACGCCGACGACCCGTATCTCGTGGTGGCTGCAGACAAAGGCACCGCGACCTTCTCCGACATCGCCAACTCGATTTCTCTGGAGCACGATTTCTGGCTCGGCGATGCGTTCGCCTCCGGTGGCTCGGTCGGTTATGACCACAAGGGCATGGGCATCACCGCGAAAGGTGGCTGGGAGTCCGTCAAGCGTCACTTCCGCTCGCTCGGTCGCGACTCGCAGGCGCAGGAGTTCAGCTGCGTCGGTGTCGGCGACATGTCCGGTGACGTGTTCGGCAATGGCATGCTGCTGTCCGAGCACATTCGCCTGCTCGCGGCATTCGACCACCGCCACATTTTCCTGGACCCGAATCCGGATGCTGCGGTGTCGTTCAAGGAGCGCAGCCGCCTGTTCCACGTGCCGCGATCGAGTTGGGACGACTACGACAAGACACTGATATCGGCTGGCGGCGGGGTGTTCCCGCGCTCGGCCAAGACCATCGCGATCACGCCGCAGGTATGCGTGGCACTCGGCATCGCCGAGGGCACCGAGTCGATGACGCCGAACGAGTTGATGACCGCGATCCTGAAGGCGCCGGTCGATCTGCTCTGGAATGGCGGCATCGGCACCTACGTGAAATCGTCGGCGGAAACGCATGCCGATTGCGGTGATCGTGCCAACAACGCGATCCGCATCAATGGTCGCGACCTGCGCGCGAAGATTATCGGTGAGGGCGGCAACCTGGGCATGACCCAGCGCGGCCGTATCGAGGCGGCCCTCAACAGGGTGTTGCTGAACACCGATTTCATCGACAACTCGGCCGGCGTGGACACGTCCGACCACGAGGTCAACATCAAGATCCTGCTCAACGACATCGTGGCGCGCGGTGCATTGACGATGGCGGCGCGCAACGAATTGCTGGCCGAGATGACCGACGAGGTCGGCACCCTGGTGCTGCGCGACAACTATCTGCAGAACCAGGCGATCAGCGTGATGGAACGCATGAGCGTGTCGCGTCTCGGGTCGAAGCAGCATTTCATCCGCACGCTCGAATCCAAGGGGCTGCTTGATCGCCAGCTCGAATTCCTGCCGAGCGATGCCGAGTTCAGCGAGCGCAAGGCGCGCGGCCTCGGGTTGACGCGCCCGGAACTCTCGGTGCTGCTGTCGTATTCGAAGATCGTGCTGTTCAATCAGTTGCTTGAATCCGACGTGCCCGAAGATCCGTTCCTGTCGGCCGAGCTGGTGCGGTATTTCCCGAAGCCGCTGCAAGGGCGTTATGCCAGCGAGATGCAGGGTCATCGCCTGAAGCGGGAAATCATCGCGACCGCGGTGACGAACTCGATCGTCAACCGCATGGGCGCGACCTTCGTGATGCGCATGCAGGAGGACACCGGCGAATCGCCGGCGCAGATCGCGAAGGCGTATGCCATCGCGCGTGAACTGCTCGATGCACGCAGCATCTGGGCTGCGATCGAGGCACTGGACGGCAAGGTGCACGGCGATGCCCAGATCGACGCGATGCTGCAGGTCTGGCATTTGATCCGCAACTTGACGCGCTGGTTGCTGAACCTGCCGGGCGGGCGCCTCGATATCGCCGGCGCGGTGACGCGTTATGGCGCCAGTTTCAAGGAATTGCGTGATGGTCTTGCCGGCGTGTTCGCCGAGACCGATCGGCAGATCGCGCGCCAGTCGCGCGAGCGCTGGGTCAAGGCTGGTTTCGATGAGGCCCTGGCGGATCGATTGTCCGGGCTGCCGGCATTGGCCTCGGGCCTGGATGTGGTCGAGGTCGCGCTGGAGCGCAAGCTGCCGCTGAAGCAGGTCGCCAAGGTGTATTTCAACCTCGGCGAAGCCCTGCACCTGAAGTGGCTGATGACAAAGATCGACGAGTTGCCGGTCGAGGGGCGCTGGCATGCGCATGCGCGTGGCGTGTCGCGCGACGAATTGTTCGCGCAACAGCGCGCACTGGCCGCGCAGGTACTTGAACGCGGTGACGGCAAGGCCGATGGTGCGGCCCTGGTCGATGCCTGGATCAAGCGCGACGATGCCCCGCTCAAGTTCACGCTGGCGATGTTTGCCGACATGCGCTCGCAGGTGAACATGGACTACCCGACCGTGTCGGTGGCGGTACGTCGTTTGGCGCAGCTGGTGCAGGCCGGTTCGCGCGGCTGA
- a CDS encoding STAS domain-containing protein, which yields MVALPRNAPRALWHLYVPKLVSVLRRGYGVADFRHDLVAGLTVAVVALPLAMALAIASGTTPEKGLHTAIIAGFLISFFGGSRVQVGGPTAAFIPVVFVVIERFGYGGLILCTLLAGLMLIAAGLLRLGTLMKYMPQPVIVGFTAGIAVSIFSSQIKDALGLDIAKVPPEFLPRWRAYVAAFDSADLATTLLCLGGLAAIVVLRRWRPRWPGFLIVVALAALLVHVTALPVDTIGTRFGGIPATLPAFAFPHIPFERTFEMLPASFTIAFLAGVESLLSAVVADGMIGGRHRSNAELVAQGIANCGSALFGGLPATGAIARTATNVRAGARSPLAGILHAAFVLVFMLVAAPTMTDVPLAILASVLLVVAWNMAEIEHVKHLLRGPVGDRVVLLVTFTLTVVADLTIAIEVGVVLAAFLFMHRMSEVVEIESGRKLIEDDEEDITARTQPDQRSQLPDGVEAFQISGPLFFAVANRLDDVLDQFAVRPKLFILRLRRVPLIDASGAQAIRQFLDRSDRLGIKVFFSGLQAQPHQVLMAMHVLEHPNLLLLADDFQIAVETAREFLAQLEQRIGL from the coding sequence ATGGTCGCCCTGCCCCGCAATGCTCCGCGCGCGCTCTGGCATTTGTACGTGCCGAAGCTCGTCAGCGTGCTGCGCCGCGGTTATGGCGTCGCCGATTTCCGCCACGATCTCGTCGCCGGGCTCACGGTTGCGGTGGTCGCCCTGCCGCTGGCGATGGCGCTGGCCATCGCTTCAGGCACGACCCCGGAAAAGGGACTGCACACGGCCATCATCGCCGGGTTCCTGATTTCGTTCTTCGGCGGATCGCGCGTCCAGGTGGGCGGACCGACGGCGGCTTTCATTCCGGTGGTCTTCGTCGTGATCGAGCGCTTCGGCTACGGCGGCCTGATCCTGTGCACCTTGCTCGCCGGCCTGATGCTGATCGCCGCCGGCTTGCTGCGCCTCGGCACCCTGATGAAGTACATGCCGCAGCCGGTGATCGTCGGCTTCACGGCCGGCATCGCGGTCAGCATCTTTTCCAGCCAGATCAAGGATGCGCTCGGCCTCGACATCGCGAAGGTGCCGCCCGAGTTCCTGCCGCGCTGGCGCGCCTACGTCGCGGCCTTCGACAGTGCCGACCTCGCCACCACGCTGTTGTGCCTCGGCGGCCTCGCGGCGATCGTGGTGCTGCGACGATGGCGTCCGCGCTGGCCCGGATTCCTGATCGTGGTCGCGCTCGCGGCCTTGCTGGTCCATGTCACGGCGCTGCCGGTGGACACGATCGGCACGCGCTTTGGCGGCATTCCGGCGACGCTGCCGGCGTTCGCGTTCCCGCATATCCCCTTCGAACGCACTTTCGAGATGCTGCCGGCGAGCTTCACGATCGCGTTCCTCGCCGGCGTCGAATCCTTGCTTTCGGCGGTCGTGGCGGACGGCATGATCGGCGGCCGCCATCGCTCGAATGCGGAACTGGTCGCGCAAGGCATCGCGAACTGCGGCTCGGCCCTGTTCGGCGGATTGCCGGCGACCGGCGCGATCGCACGCACCGCGACCAACGTGCGTGCCGGCGCGCGCTCGCCGCTCGCCGGCATCCTGCATGCGGCGTTCGTGCTCGTTTTCATGCTGGTTGCGGCGCCGACGATGACCGACGTGCCACTGGCGATCCTGGCCTCGGTGCTGCTCGTCGTGGCCTGGAACATGGCTGAAATCGAACACGTCAAGCACCTGCTGCGCGGGCCGGTCGGCGACCGCGTGGTCCTGCTCGTGACGTTCACGCTGACCGTCGTCGCCGACCTGACCATCGCGATCGAAGTGGGTGTCGTGCTGGCCGCCTTCCTGTTCATGCACCGCATGAGCGAAGTCGTCGAGATCGAATCCGGGCGCAAGCTGATCGAGGACGACGAGGAAGACATCACCGCACGCACGCAGCCGGACCAGCGATCGCAACTCCCCGACGGCGTCGAGGCCTTCCAGATCTCCGGACCGCTGTTCTTTGCCGTCGCGAACCGGCTCGACGACGTGCTCGATCAGTTCGCAGTGCGGCCCAAACTCTTCATCCTGCGCCTGCGTCGCGTGCCGCTGATCGACGCGTCGGGCGCACAGGCGATCCGCCAATTCCTCGACCGCTCCGACCGGCTCGGCATCAAGGTGTTTTTCTCGGGCCTGCAAGCGCAGCCGCACCAGGTGCTGATGGCGATGCACGTCCTCGAACACCCGAACCTGCTGCTGCTCGCCGACGACTTCCAGATCGCGGTCGAGACGGCTCGAGAGTTCCTGGCGCAATTGGAACAGCGAATCGGGCTTTGA
- the sbcB gene encoding exodeoxyribonuclease I, whose amino-acid sequence MADGPASFLFHDYESFGARPRVDRPSQFAAVRTDAELNEIDEPIAFHCQPTRDVLPDPDACLITGITPQIAQRDGVPEPEFFARVHEAMTVPGSCALGYNSIRFDDELTRHGLWRNFFPPYDREWRNRCSRWDLIDPLRAAYALRPQGMDWPARDDGAPSFRLEHLTAANGIDHAGAHDALVDVRATLALARRMRGAQPKLWQFLLTHRDKRSAGRLLDLAKPAMILHTSTRFPAQRGCTTLVIPLAAHPSSPQGVIVFDLMSDPSSLLDLDVDDIRDRVFVPRADLPDDIERIPLKTVHLNRCPVLAPASALAGVDLDRIALDPVRCQRHVEQLGEYRGLLSAKLALVFANERDFAGNDAEADLYGGLPPESDLALLPKIRRAAPAELAGFDARLRDPRYRELLFRYRARHHPDTLDADETTRFQSWVRARLIDGRDDASRSLAARQLRIADLRATTTTTRDQELLDALDAWLFDIEREVHLYPEAAAAI is encoded by the coding sequence ATGGCGGACGGACCCGCAAGTTTCCTGTTCCACGACTACGAGAGTTTCGGTGCGCGTCCGCGTGTCGATCGGCCCTCGCAGTTCGCGGCGGTCCGCACCGATGCCGAATTGAACGAGATCGACGAGCCGATCGCATTCCATTGCCAGCCGACGCGCGATGTCCTGCCCGATCCCGATGCCTGCCTGATCACCGGCATCACGCCGCAGATCGCACAACGCGACGGTGTTCCGGAACCGGAATTTTTCGCGCGCGTGCACGAGGCCATGACCGTGCCCGGCAGTTGCGCGCTCGGCTACAACTCGATCCGCTTCGACGACGAACTGACCCGGCATGGGCTGTGGCGCAACTTCTTTCCGCCTTACGACCGTGAATGGCGCAACCGCTGCTCACGCTGGGATCTGATCGACCCGCTGCGGGCCGCCTACGCGCTGCGGCCGCAAGGCATGGACTGGCCGGCCCGAGACGACGGCGCGCCCTCGTTCCGGCTCGAACACCTGACCGCCGCAAACGGCATCGACCACGCGGGCGCGCACGATGCGCTGGTGGACGTGCGTGCGACCCTTGCATTGGCGCGACGGATGCGCGGCGCGCAACCGAAACTCTGGCAGTTCCTGCTCACGCATCGCGACAAGCGTTCGGCCGGGCGCCTGCTCGACCTGGCGAAGCCGGCCATGATCTTGCACACCTCGACGCGCTTCCCGGCGCAGCGCGGCTGCACCACCCTGGTCATTCCGCTGGCCGCGCATCCATCCAGTCCGCAGGGCGTGATCGTGTTCGATCTGATGTCGGATCCGTCCAGTTTGCTGGACCTTGACGTCGACGACATTCGCGATCGCGTCTTCGTGCCACGCGCCGATTTGCCTGACGACATCGAACGCATTCCGCTGAAGACCGTGCACCTGAATCGCTGCCCGGTGCTGGCACCGGCGAGTGCCTTGGCCGGTGTCGATCTCGATCGCATTGCGCTCGATCCGGTGCGTTGCCAGCGCCATGTCGAGCAACTGGGCGAATACCGCGGCTTGCTCTCGGCCAAACTCGCCCTGGTGTTTGCGAACGAGCGCGACTTCGCCGGCAACGACGCCGAAGCCGATCTTTACGGCGGACTTCCGCCCGAATCCGACCTGGCGCTGCTGCCGAAGATCCGTCGCGCGGCCCCCGCGGAACTCGCCGGCTTCGACGCCCGGCTGCGCGATCCGCGCTATCGCGAACTGCTGTTTCGGTATCGCGCCCGCCATCACCCGGACACGCTCGATGCGGACGAGACCACGCGCTTCCAGTCCTGGGTGCGCGCCCGCCTGATCGACGGCCGCGACGATGCCTCTCGCAGTCTTGCCGCTCGACAATTGCGCATTGCCGATCTGCGTGCGACCACGACGACGACACGCGACCAGGAACTCCTCGACGCGCTCGATGCCTGGCTGTTCGACATCGAGCGCGAGGTGCACCTTTACCCAGAGGCCGCCGCTGCGATCTAA
- a CDS encoding EAL domain-containing protein, with protein MTAVLLAETSTTRRRAMSSVLVGAGFTVQAMQNFSETLALLQRMPRTSSEIVACAVGWPDYGEPMADEVFDLLSRDQYEHLPVLVLADSSSPGAVNWMMKRPRSALLNWGDYNEAGEALQKLMRPTQPSAISLDATTHANMRVLLVDDSATVRLAFQKLLAKQGYQVEVASSVVEGKAKFAANPSDIVVTDYFMPGENGTELIRALKADSSSSSAICAVITGTYSDQVINDSLASGAIECMFKSEAKELFLARLHSLARMVSDRKMVDAERRRLQGILSSVGDGVYGVDRSGVIQFVNPAAVDLLGYADVSDLVGQSAYEKFHHAFENGAPMPRSACFLSQCYTQGSQVPNWQTVFISAARRPIPVECTVFPMNVDGVREGSVVAFRDVSQRRVLEEELRWQASHDSLTKLHNRAFFESQLEQEVSRLKRSEQTSLLLFIDVDRFKYINDTAGHSAGDQLLVEVSARLKSRLRQSDHLARMGGDEYAIILRNVTSMDIDSVSDEFRRALTSHPFVYAGKTYRITVSIGVAKMDKHTESSAEAMANADIACHLAKNGGRNQTHVFSQDSDQRASMDMELGWSTRLEEALRSDGFVLSYQPIVPLADFGDTPSNSGVKLEPYFEVLLRLRDSQGRLLAPDAFLPTAERFGMMLDIDRWVIHNALRALRETARQGRRVKLSLNLSAQSLINPATASFVTDKLVEFDVEARQLVFEITESRAVSNLESARALIGHLRALGCQFALDDFGVGFSTFSHLKHLDVDFLKIDGSFIQGLVDDKVDQAVVKAITGIAHSVGKLTVAEFVDRPQILPLLRDCAVDYIQGYFIGEPQVGLERALPFAQVGHQEGTPMREAS; from the coding sequence TTGACTGCTGTCTTGCTTGCTGAAACGTCCACCACGCGCCGTCGCGCGATGTCGTCGGTGCTGGTCGGTGCCGGATTCACGGTGCAGGCGATGCAGAATTTTTCGGAGACGCTGGCGTTGCTGCAGCGGATGCCGCGGACGTCGAGCGAGATCGTCGCCTGTGCGGTGGGCTGGCCGGATTACGGCGAACCGATGGCCGACGAAGTGTTCGACCTGCTCAGCCGCGACCAGTATGAGCATCTTCCGGTGCTGGTGCTGGCCGACTCGTCCAGCCCCGGCGCGGTCAACTGGATGATGAAGCGCCCGCGCTCGGCATTGCTGAACTGGGGCGACTACAACGAGGCCGGCGAGGCACTGCAGAAGCTGATGCGCCCGACCCAGCCCAGTGCGATTTCGCTCGATGCCACCACGCACGCGAACATGCGCGTGCTGCTGGTCGACGACTCCGCCACGGTGCGTCTGGCGTTCCAGAAATTGCTGGCGAAGCAGGGTTATCAGGTCGAGGTGGCGTCCAGCGTGGTCGAGGGCAAGGCCAAGTTCGCGGCGAATCCATCCGACATCGTCGTCACCGACTACTTCATGCCCGGCGAAAACGGGACCGAGCTGATCCGCGCGCTGAAAGCCGACTCGAGCAGCAGCAGTGCGATCTGCGCAGTCATCACCGGCACCTATTCGGACCAGGTGATCAACGATTCGCTGGCCTCGGGCGCGATCGAATGCATGTTCAAGAGCGAAGCCAAGGAGCTGTTCCTGGCGCGTCTGCATTCGTTGGCGAGAATGGTCAGCGATCGCAAGATGGTCGATGCGGAGCGTCGTCGCCTGCAGGGCATCCTGTCGTCAGTCGGCGACGGCGTGTATGGAGTCGATCGCAGCGGCGTCATCCAGTTCGTGAACCCCGCCGCGGTCGACCTGCTCGGATACGCCGACGTGTCGGATCTGGTCGGACAGTCGGCCTACGAGAAGTTCCACCATGCCTTCGAGAACGGCGCGCCGATGCCGCGCTCGGCCTGTTTTCTCAGCCAGTGCTACACGCAAGGTTCGCAGGTCCCGAATTGGCAAACGGTCTTCATCAGCGCGGCCCGACGGCCGATTCCGGTCGAATGCACGGTCTTCCCGATGAACGTGGACGGCGTCCGCGAAGGCTCGGTGGTGGCCTTCCGCGACGTGTCGCAGCGCCGCGTGCTGGAAGAAGAGCTGCGCTGGCAGGCCAGTCACGACTCCCTGACCAAGCTGCACAATCGCGCCTTCTTCGAGAGCCAGCTTGAACAGGAAGTGTCGCGCCTGAAACGTTCGGAACAAACCTCGCTGCTGCTGTTCATCGACGTCGACCGCTTCAAGTACATCAACGACACGGCCGGCCACAGCGCCGGCGACCAGCTGCTGGTCGAAGTGAGCGCGCGGCTGAAATCACGACTGCGCCAGTCCGATCATCTGGCGCGCATGGGCGGCGACGAGTACGCGATCATCCTGCGCAACGTCACCAGCATGGATATCGACTCGGTCTCCGACGAATTCCGCCGTGCGCTGACCTCGCACCCATTCGTCTACGCCGGCAAGACCTATCGCATCACCGTGTCGATCGGCGTCGCGAAAATGGACAAGCACACCGAGTCGTCTGCGGAAGCGATGGCGAATGCCGACATCGCCTGTCATCTGGCGAAGAACGGCGGGCGCAACCAGACCCATGTGTTTTCGCAGGACTCCGACCAGCGCGCCAGCATGGACATGGAGCTCGGCTGGTCGACGCGACTCGAGGAAGCACTGCGCAGCGACGGCTTCGTGCTGAGCTATCAGCCGATCGTGCCACTGGCCGATTTCGGCGACACCCCCTCGAACAGCGGTGTCAAGCTCGAACCCTATTTCGAAGTGCTGCTGCGCCTGCGCGACAGTCAGGGGCGCCTGCTCGCCCCCGACGCCTTCCTGCCGACCGCGGAGCGCTTCGGCATGATGCTCGACATCGATCGCTGGGTGATCCACAACGCGTTGCGCGCACTGCGCGAAACCGCGCGTCAGGGTCGGCGCGTGAAGCTGTCGCTGAACCTGTCGGCGCAGTCGCTGATCAATCCCGCCACCGCCAGCTTCGTCACCGACAAGCTGGTGGAATTCGATGTCGAAGCCAGGCAACTGGTGTTCGAGATCACCGAGTCGCGCGCGGTCAGCAACCTCGAATCGGCGCGGGCCCTGATCGGCCACTTGCGCGCGCTCGGCTGCCAGTTCGCGCTGGACGATTTCGGCGTCGGCTTTTCGACCTTCTCGCACCTCAAGCACCTCGACGTCGACTTCCTGAAGATCGACGGATCGTTCATTCAAGGGCTCGTCGACGACAAGGTCGACCAGGCGGTGGTCAAGGCCATCACCGGCATCGCGCATTCGGTGGGCAAGCTCACGGTCGCAGAATTCGTCGATCGTCCGCAGATCCTACCGCTGCTGCGCGACTGCGCCGTCGACTACATCCAGGGTTACTTCATCGGCGAACCGCAAGTCGGTCTGGAACGCGCCCTGCCCTTTGCGCAGGTCGGCCACCAGGAAGGCACACCGATGCGCGAGGCGAGCTGA